One genomic segment of Caloranaerobacter ferrireducens includes these proteins:
- the fliF gene encoding flagellar basal-body MS-ring/collar protein FliF, translating into MSETINKIRKQLNEFWSGLDKSKKIKLTVSTFLVIISVSLITYYFTRTEYEILYKNLSLKDAGLITDKLDEMGIQWKNADEGTTILVPKGYKNKVKIQLATEGLPKDGYSFLDALNDSSWTMTDYEKRQRLEYALESELASTIAEIDGIEGAKVYLDIPEESSFVLKQSEEATASVFIKLSRNQHLSQEKVLAIRNLVAGAVKEIKLENVSIIDDTGELLTTDESIEKYSYSKQLDVQWSIQRRIDNSIKRFLETMFGYGNVDVRSSVKMNFDSEVTRIVQFQPPIEGSDEGLIRSMEQLEENMVNGLDGGVPGVDSNSDNVVDYVQSDKDNSKFYKASKIINYELNEINKQIEKSPGNIESITVAILINEDAIADGELSAEEKKEIVKLIYAATGLDTKQVQVNTAKFNKSLLDNTDYVTNEANNKNNNLILILSMIFIALAGLFGTIYYRRRNEKYDINEVLEQKSTQFEQIEEIDLDNNGKSEIKSQIEKFIDKKPEAVAQLLRTWLNED; encoded by the coding sequence GTGTCTGAAACAATAAATAAAATTAGAAAACAGCTTAATGAGTTTTGGAGCGGACTGGATAAATCGAAAAAAATCAAGTTAACAGTTAGTACTTTTTTAGTTATAATTAGCGTTAGTCTGATTACATACTATTTTACACGTACAGAATATGAAATCCTTTACAAAAACTTGAGCTTAAAAGATGCTGGACTTATAACGGATAAGTTGGATGAAATGGGCATACAATGGAAAAATGCAGATGAAGGTACAACAATTTTAGTGCCAAAAGGATATAAAAATAAGGTAAAAATTCAGTTAGCAACTGAGGGACTGCCTAAAGATGGTTATAGCTTTTTAGATGCATTGAATGATAGTAGTTGGACTATGACAGATTACGAAAAAAGGCAGAGATTAGAATATGCTTTAGAAAGTGAACTTGCAAGCACTATAGCAGAAATAGATGGTATAGAAGGTGCTAAGGTATATTTAGATATACCAGAAGAAAGTAGTTTTGTATTAAAACAAAGTGAGGAAGCTACAGCTTCAGTTTTTATTAAACTATCTAGAAACCAACATTTATCACAAGAAAAAGTACTTGCTATAAGAAATTTAGTAGCTGGAGCTGTTAAAGAAATAAAGTTAGAAAATGTTTCGATTATTGATGATACAGGTGAGTTGCTTACTACAGATGAAAGTATTGAAAAATATAGTTATAGTAAGCAACTAGACGTACAATGGAGCATACAAAGAAGAATTGATAATAGTATAAAAAGGTTTTTAGAAACTATGTTTGGATATGGAAATGTTGATGTAAGATCAAGTGTAAAGATGAATTTCGATAGTGAAGTTACAAGAATTGTACAATTTCAACCACCGATAGAGGGTAGTGACGAAGGTCTGATACGTAGTATGGAGCAATTAGAAGAGAATATGGTTAATGGACTAGATGGAGGAGTGCCTGGAGTTGATTCGAATTCTGATAATGTTGTTGATTATGTACAGTCAGATAAGGACAATTCCAAGTTTTATAAAGCAAGTAAGATAATTAATTATGAGTTGAATGAAATAAACAAGCAGATTGAAAAATCACCTGGCAATATTGAATCTATAACTGTTGCAATTTTGATTAATGAAGATGCTATAGCAGATGGAGAACTTTCAGCTGAAGAAAAGAAGGAAATTGTTAAACTAATATATGCGGCTACTGGGTTAGATACAAAACAAGTACAGGTAAATACGGCAAAGTTTAATAAGTCACTATTAGATAATACTGATTATGTTACTAATGAAGCGAATAATAAAAATAATAATTTAATTTTGATATTATCAATGATTTTTATTGCATTAGCTGGGTTATTTGGGACTATTTACTACAGACGCAGAAATGAAAAATATGATATCAATGAGGTGTTAGAACAGAAATCAACACAGTTTGAACAGATTGAAGAGATAGATTTAGATAATAATGGGAAATCAGAAATTAAGAGCCAAATTGAGAAGTTTATTGATAAAAAACCTGAAGCTGTTGCACAATTATTAAGAACTTGGTTAAATGAGGATTAA
- the fliE gene encoding flagellar hook-basal body complex protein FliE, whose translation MEINNISKMKNLSYVSKSTTISENKKDSFGDFFKEALDKVNSLQKDADRYNRLLATGQVDNIHEVMIASEKANIALQLTLSIRNKVIDAYKEIMRMQI comes from the coding sequence ATGGAGATAAACAATATAAGTAAAATGAAAAATTTAAGTTATGTAAGTAAGAGTACTACTATAAGTGAGAATAAAAAAGATTCTTTTGGAGATTTTTTTAAGGAAGCATTAGACAAAGTAAATAGTTTACAAAAAGATGCTGATCGTTATAATAGATTGTTAGCGACAGGACAAGTAGATAATATTCATGAGGTAATGATAGCTAGTGAAAAAGCAAACATAGCTTTACAACTTACGTTGAGTATTAGAAATAAGGTTATAGATGCATATAAGGAGATAATGAGGATGCAAATTTAA
- the flgC gene encoding flagellar basal body rod protein FlgC has translation MGVFNAINISASGMSAERIRMDIISKNIANANTTRTSSGLPYRRKMVVFKEKNNNKPFSYYLSEYSRKSLNKQGVKISAIIEDKSPFKKVYEPGHPDADKDGYVLMPNVEVVKEMVDMIAASRAYEANITAINSSKTMAMKALEIGR, from the coding sequence ATGGGAGTTTTTAATGCTATAAATATTAGTGCTTCAGGAATGAGTGCAGAAAGAATAAGGATGGATATTATTTCTAAAAACATAGCTAATGCAAACACAACTAGGACAAGCAGTGGACTTCCCTATAGAAGAAAAATGGTAGTGTTTAAAGAAAAAAATAATAATAAACCTTTTTCATATTATTTGTCTGAGTATTCACGTAAGAGCTTAAATAAGCAAGGTGTAAAGATTAGTGCAATAATAGAAGATAAAAGTCCATTTAAAAAAGTATATGAACCAGGTCATCCAGATGCAGATAAAGATGGATATGTTTTAATGCCGAATGTAGAAGTGGTTAAAGAGATGGTAGATATGATAGCTGCTTCTAGAGCTTATGAAGCAAATATAACAGCAATTAATTCATCTAAAACTATGGCAATGAAAGCTCTAGAAATAGGTAGATAA
- the flgB gene encoding flagellar basal body rod protein FlgB, producing MLNGIFSTVNFLKFALNGTWLRHEAISNNIANVDTPGYKRITVEFEDILNESLENRAIKLKVTNRLHIKSQHNNLEPRVIEQMNTSTRLDGNNVNIDTEMANLAKNTIMYNALIRQTASEFSRIKSVINEGRR from the coding sequence ATGTTAAATGGAATATTTTCAACAGTTAATTTTCTAAAATTTGCACTTAATGGGACTTGGTTAAGACATGAAGCTATTTCAAATAATATAGCTAATGTAGATACACCTGGGTACAAAAGAATTACAGTTGAGTTTGAAGATATATTAAATGAAAGTCTAGAAAACAGAGCAATAAAACTGAAAGTTACTAATAGATTGCACATTAAATCACAGCATAATAACTTAGAGCCAAGGGTTATTGAACAAATGAATACTTCTACCAGATTAGATGGAAATAATGTAAATATTGATACTGAAATGGCAAATTTAGCAAAGAATACGATTATGTATAATGCTTTAATTCGACAGACAGCATCAGAATTCAGTAGAATTAAGTCAGTTATTAATGAGGGGAGGAGATAA